One segment of Stomatobaculum sp. F0698 DNA contains the following:
- the hpf gene encoding ribosome hibernation-promoting factor, HPF/YfiA family — MRITISGRNIELGDRLKNQVNKKLGKLEKYFAPETEARVVLSRRKDAEIIEVTIPTKTGFIRAEEATDDFFASIDLAEETIERQIKKYRTKLVDKKQSALAFSELFLDEGEDEGEAEIRIVKNKKFELQPMNPEEACLQMEMLGHAFFVFLNGDSGAVNVVYKRRDGSYGLIEPSI, encoded by the coding sequence ATGCGTATCACCATTAGCGGAAGAAACATCGAACTGGGCGACAGACTGAAGAATCAGGTGAACAAAAAGCTCGGGAAACTCGAGAAATACTTTGCTCCCGAGACCGAGGCGCGCGTTGTTCTGAGCCGTCGGAAAGACGCCGAAATTATCGAGGTCACGATTCCGACGAAAACCGGATTTATCCGCGCCGAGGAAGCGACCGATGACTTCTTCGCATCCATCGATCTCGCCGAAGAGACCATTGAGCGCCAGATCAAGAAGTACAGAACCAAGCTGGTCGACAAGAAGCAGTCCGCACTTGCCTTCTCCGAGCTCTTCCTCGACGAGGGGGAGGATGAGGGCGAAGCGGAAATTCGCATCGTGAAGAACAAGAAGTTTGAATTGCAGCCCATGAACCCCGAGGAGGCTTGTCTCCAGATGGAAATGCTGGGACATGCGTTCTTCGTCTTCTTAAACGGCGACAGCGGTGCCGTAAACGTGGTGTATAAGCGCCGCGACGGCAGCTACGGCCTGATTGAGCCGAGCATCTGA
- the cooS gene encoding anaerobic carbon-monoxide dehydrogenase catalytic subunit — protein sequence MSGEKKGQNHEHVHAHEHTHEHEHTHEHTHEHEHAHEHGHTHAHTHEHDADAPAHIHSHRNIIGFDKHGVPTVVVKADHQDEQDENEFIRDYMNAVAEYKKTFPSKQDVIDNTPDPAVREMLLRAEQLGFDTTFDRFDKQKPQCSFGLAGICCKICNMGPCKITPKSPKGICGADADLIVARNLLRSAAAGAAQHGMHGREVILSLKWAAEGKLDLPILGQQKIRDTAKAFGIKTERRSIKRIASELADKLLEDMSRTVPDDYEVIKACAPAERQKVWKDLDIIPISAYHEVFEAYHKSGVGTDGDWRSIMQQFLRCGLAFTFSGVVSTAIATDSLFGVGDRVTSKVNIGALQKGYVNIAVHGHLPTLVSQIVKVGQEEAFIELAKKAGAKGIRFYGICCSGLSAMYRYAGVIPLSNAVSAELVLGTGALDLWIADVQDVFPSIMEVAKCFQTTVITTSESARLPGAERFEYDHRHSNIGETRELAERIVKRAIESFENRKGVPVYIPPYEVDAEVGFSVEYVHKRFGSMAPLAEAVKSGEILGIVNMVGCNNPKVLYEKTALDVADILLQNNILILTNGCVSFPLMKMGYCNMKDGLPKAGESLRNFLSPDLPPVWHVGECIDNTRSSGIFAGIANEFGKDLKDMPFAFTSPEWSNEKGIDASLGFRLMGINSYHCVEAQIHGSKNVIEFLKEGTRETLGSVMHVDTDPKALAEKLVEDIKAKRRALGWVVPGEKRKAVAP from the coding sequence ATGAGCGGAGAGAAAAAAGGACAGAACCACGAGCATGTGCATGCACATGAGCACACCCACGAGCACGAGCACACCCACGAGCACACCCATGAGCACGAGCACGCACACGAGCACGGGCACACCCATGCGCATACACACGAACACGATGCCGATGCCCCCGCGCACATCCACAGCCACAGAAACATCATCGGCTTTGACAAGCACGGTGTGCCGACGGTGGTTGTTAAGGCGGATCATCAGGATGAGCAGGATGAGAACGAGTTTATCCGCGACTACATGAATGCGGTCGCCGAGTATAAGAAAACCTTCCCCTCGAAGCAGGATGTCATTGACAACACGCCGGACCCGGCCGTGCGTGAGATGTTGCTCCGCGCGGAACAGCTCGGCTTTGACACGACCTTTGACCGCTTTGACAAGCAGAAGCCGCAGTGTAGCTTCGGTCTCGCGGGCATCTGCTGCAAAATCTGCAACATGGGACCATGTAAGATCACGCCGAAGAGCCCGAAGGGCATCTGCGGCGCGGATGCGGATTTGATTGTCGCGAGAAACCTGCTTCGCTCTGCGGCAGCGGGTGCCGCGCAGCACGGCATGCACGGCAGAGAGGTCATTCTGTCGCTCAAGTGGGCCGCGGAGGGGAAGCTCGATCTTCCGATTCTCGGCCAGCAGAAGATTCGCGATACGGCAAAGGCCTTCGGCATTAAGACCGAGAGAAGAAGCATTAAGCGCATTGCCTCCGAACTCGCGGACAAGCTGCTCGAGGATATGTCCAGAACCGTTCCGGACGACTACGAGGTCATCAAGGCCTGTGCCCCGGCGGAGCGCCAAAAGGTCTGGAAGGATTTGGACATCATTCCGATCAGCGCCTACCACGAGGTCTTTGAGGCCTACCATAAGAGCGGTGTCGGCACGGACGGCGACTGGAGAAGTATCATGCAGCAGTTCCTGCGCTGCGGCCTTGCCTTTACCTTTTCGGGTGTCGTCTCGACCGCGATTGCGACCGACAGTCTCTTCGGTGTCGGCGACCGCGTGACCTCGAAGGTGAACATCGGCGCCCTTCAGAAGGGGTATGTGAACATTGCGGTGCACGGCCATCTGCCCACCCTGGTCAGTCAGATTGTCAAGGTCGGTCAGGAGGAGGCGTTCATTGAACTCGCAAAGAAGGCGGGTGCAAAGGGCATACGCTTCTACGGCATTTGCTGCTCCGGACTCTCGGCGATGTACCGCTACGCCGGCGTGATTCCGCTCAGCAATGCGGTCTCCGCGGAGCTGGTGCTCGGTACCGGTGCTCTGGATCTCTGGATTGCGGATGTCCAGGACGTGTTCCCGTCCATCATGGAAGTCGCAAAGTGCTTCCAAACGACCGTCATTACGACTTCCGAGTCGGCGCGTCTGCCCGGTGCGGAGCGCTTTGAGTACGATCACCGCCATTCGAACATCGGTGAGACCAGAGAGCTCGCGGAGCGCATTGTGAAGCGCGCCATCGAGAGCTTTGAAAACAGAAAGGGTGTTCCGGTCTACATTCCGCCCTACGAGGTGGATGCCGAAGTCGGCTTCTCGGTCGAGTATGTCCACAAGCGTTTCGGCAGCATGGCACCGCTCGCGGAGGCTGTGAAGTCCGGTGAAATTCTCGGCATTGTGAACATGGTCGGCTGCAACAATCCGAAGGTGCTTTACGAGAAAACCGCGTTGGATGTCGCGGATATCCTCTTGCAGAACAATATTCTCATCCTGACCAACGGCTGTGTTTCCTTCCCGCTCATGAAGATGGGCTACTGCAACATGAAGGACGGACTGCCGAAAGCGGGAGAATCGCTTCGGAACTTCCTCTCGCCCGACCTTCCGCCGGTTTGGCATGTCGGCGAGTGCATCGATAACACCCGTTCCTCCGGTATTTTTGCGGGCATTGCGAATGAGTTCGGCAAGGACTTAAAGGACATGCCCTTTGCCTTCACCTCTCCGGAGTGGAGCAATGAGAAGGGCATCGACGCATCGCTCGGCTTTCGGCTGATGGGAATCAACTCCTATCACTGCGTGGAGGCACAGATTCACGGCTCGAAGAATGTCATTGAGTTCCTGAAAGAGGGAACCCGCGAGACCCTGGGTTCGGTGATGCACGTCGACACCGATCCGAAGGCGCTCGCAGAGAAGCTGGTTGAGGACATCAAGGCAAAGCGCCGCGCGCTCGGCTGGGTCGTTCCGGGCGAGAAGCGTAAGGCGGTTGCGCCGTAA
- the thrC gene encoding threonine synthase, with protein MGELLYSSTRGGETGCTASEAVLKGLAKDGGLFMPERIPRFDFALPELKDASYQEAAYRVMRLLLTDYSEEELRACIQGAYDEKFDTPEIAPLTFADDAYYLELFHGKTIAFKDMALSILPYLMTTAAKKNGVTNKIEILTATSGDTGKAAMAGFADVPGTGIVVFYPKGGVSRFQELQMITQKGDNTAVVSIEGNFDDAQTAVKQIFGDRAFEAELAAKKVQLSSANSINIGRLVPQIVYYVHAYLELLKEEKIAEGEKINVCVPTGNFGNILAAYFAKRMGLPIDKLICASNDNKVLFDFFETGVYDKNREFILTTSPSMDILVSSNLERLLYLSAGCDAAKTKALMEELQSGGKYALSAEMRAAMADFTGGFATQEEVAERIRSLYEKTGYVIDTHTAVASKVYEDYRKKSGDTKPTVIASTASPFKFSRAVMEAIAGDVSALDDFAVLDELREKAGIPFPPAVEEIRNAEVRHTRSCKPEEMKEQVREILFS; from the coding sequence ATGGGTGAATTGCTTTACAGTAGCACGCGGGGCGGCGAGACCGGTTGCACGGCTTCGGAGGCTGTGCTCAAGGGTCTTGCCAAAGACGGGGGACTCTTCATGCCGGAGCGAATTCCGCGCTTCGACTTTGCGCTTCCGGAATTAAAGGATGCTTCTTATCAGGAAGCGGCCTATCGCGTGATGCGTCTTCTGCTCACCGATTACAGCGAAGAGGAGCTTCGCGCCTGCATTCAGGGCGCTTACGACGAGAAGTTCGACACGCCCGAAATTGCGCCGCTCACCTTCGCGGACGATGCTTATTACCTCGAGCTCTTCCACGGTAAAACCATTGCGTTCAAAGATATGGCGCTCTCGATTTTGCCCTATCTCATGACCACGGCGGCAAAAAAGAACGGCGTCACCAACAAGATTGAGATTCTGACCGCGACCAGCGGTGACACCGGCAAGGCGGCTATGGCGGGCTTTGCGGATGTCCCGGGCACCGGCATTGTGGTCTTCTATCCGAAGGGCGGCGTGAGCCGCTTCCAGGAACTCCAGATGATCACGCAAAAGGGCGATAACACGGCGGTCGTGAGCATCGAGGGCAATTTTGACGATGCGCAGACCGCGGTCAAGCAGATTTTCGGGGACCGCGCGTTTGAGGCGGAGCTCGCGGCAAAAAAGGTGCAGCTCTCCAGCGCAAACTCGATTAACATCGGCCGCCTGGTGCCGCAGATTGTCTACTATGTCCACGCTTACCTGGAACTCCTGAAGGAGGAAAAGATTGCCGAGGGCGAGAAGATCAATGTCTGCGTGCCGACCGGAAACTTCGGCAATATCCTCGCGGCTTACTTCGCAAAGCGCATGGGGCTGCCGATTGACAAGCTGATTTGCGCGTCGAACGACAACAAGGTGCTCTTTGACTTCTTTGAGACCGGTGTCTACGACAAGAATCGCGAGTTCATTCTGACAACGTCTCCGTCCATGGACATCCTCGTATCGAGCAATCTGGAGCGCCTGCTGTACTTGAGCGCGGGTTGTGATGCGGCGAAAACCAAGGCGCTCATGGAGGAACTGCAGAGCGGCGGCAAGTACGCGCTGAGCGCGGAAATGCGGGCTGCCATGGCGGACTTTACCGGCGGTTTTGCGACGCAGGAGGAAGTGGCGGAGCGCATTCGCTCGCTCTATGAGAAGACCGGCTACGTGATTGATACGCATACGGCGGTCGCCTCCAAGGTCTACGAAGACTACCGGAAAAAGAGCGGCGACACAAAGCCGACCGTCATTGCGAGTACGGCGAGTCCGTTTAAGTTCTCCCGCGCCGTCATGGAGGCAATTGCGGGCGATGTGAGCGCACTCGACGACTTTGCGGTGCTGGATGAGCTCCGTGAGAAAGCGGGAATTCCCTTCCCGCCGGCGGTCGAGGAGATTCGGAATGCGGAGGTGCGTCACACGCGCAGCTGCAAGCCGGAAGAGATGAAGGAGCAGGTCCGCGAGATTTTATTCTCCTGA
- a CDS encoding TPM domain-containing protein, producing MREKFKRQFSGFVLLFLLLFGFCIPGAFSARAEGTRVFDNANLFSESEKAEIERTVARVSAKTKLDLVVVTTGSAEGKSSEAYADDFYDAGNYGYGSKLSGALYLIDMDNRRIHISTAGGAIQLLSNSEIETLLNLGYSEVTEGHYAASAEKVLAGIQDSYDRAKQKGWSYNAESGVWTKKKHVSPLAALGSLAASLLTALGAVTGVKRNYKMQDGAAKRASTVAGIVSASGAVFGFRNITDRLLDRNSVRRRIPRSSGGSGGGRSSGPHGSSSTHTSSSGRSHGGGGRSF from the coding sequence ATGAGAGAAAAATTCAAGAGACAATTTTCGGGCTTTGTGCTTTTGTTCCTGCTCCTGTTCGGTTTCTGCATCCCGGGCGCTTTCTCCGCCCGGGCGGAGGGAACGCGGGTCTTTGACAACGCGAATCTCTTCTCCGAGAGCGAGAAAGCGGAGATTGAGCGCACGGTGGCCCGGGTCAGCGCAAAGACCAAGCTGGATCTCGTCGTGGTGACGACAGGCAGTGCCGAGGGCAAGAGTTCCGAGGCTTACGCGGACGATTTTTACGATGCGGGAAACTACGGCTACGGCAGCAAGCTCTCCGGTGCCCTCTATCTCATCGACATGGATAACCGCCGCATTCATATCAGCACGGCGGGCGGTGCGATTCAGTTGCTCTCGAACAGCGAAATCGAAACGCTTTTGAACCTCGGCTACAGCGAGGTCACCGAGGGACATTATGCGGCGAGCGCGGAGAAGGTGCTTGCGGGGATTCAGGATTCGTATGACAGAGCCAAGCAGAAGGGCTGGAGCTATAATGCGGAGAGCGGCGTCTGGACCAAAAAGAAACACGTCTCGCCTCTGGCGGCGCTCGGATCTTTGGCGGCATCCCTGCTCACGGCGCTCGGTGCGGTGACGGGCGTCAAGCGTAATTACAAAATGCAGGACGGCGCGGCAAAGCGCGCTTCCACGGTTGCAGGCATTGTTTCCGCGAGCGGGGCGGTCTTCGGCTTCCGCAACATAACGGACCGACTGCTTGACCGAAACAGTGTGCGGCGCCGCATACCGCGGAGCAGCGGCGGTTCCGGCGGCGGGCGCAGCAGCGGCCCCCACGGCAGCAGCTCGACCCATACGAGCTCGAGCGGCAGATCGCACGGCGGCGGCGGCAGAAGTTTTTAA
- a CDS encoding TFIIB-type zinc ribbon-containing protein, whose amino-acid sequence MAGSISYKCPNCGGELLFSPETGGFTCPFCGSAFTEDKIKALYEQREAAEGVKGQAAEQKAAASEELLRYNCPNCGAEIVTEESTAATFCYYCHNPVVLVGRLSGEEGPRYVLPFSIDRKKALGIFGDWIRKKKFVPRAFYDEKQIEKFTGVYFPYLIYSCKAHSELSGVGTSVERRRHGDTEEIITSKFQVERNGELPVDMVARNALKKANRVLAESVQPFDVNSLKPFAPSYLSGFVAERKDVASEDVQSETRQEVARYALAALRNSVSEYDGISVTPDNIWLSDEKLEYALMPVWTMTYREPGSSKLYYFSLNGQSGKVVGELPVDNGKLFRYFLSIFIPLFIALLALMYFIS is encoded by the coding sequence ATGGCTGGAAGTATATCGTATAAGTGCCCGAACTGCGGGGGAGAGCTTTTGTTCTCCCCCGAGACCGGCGGATTCACTTGCCCTTTTTGCGGTTCGGCTTTCACGGAAGACAAGATTAAGGCGCTCTATGAGCAGCGGGAAGCGGCAGAGGGCGTAAAAGGACAGGCCGCGGAGCAAAAGGCGGCGGCAAGCGAGGAACTGCTTCGCTACAATTGTCCGAACTGCGGTGCGGAGATCGTGACCGAGGAGAGTACGGCGGCGACCTTCTGCTATTATTGCCATAACCCCGTGGTCTTGGTCGGGCGTCTGTCCGGCGAGGAGGGGCCGCGTTATGTGCTGCCCTTCAGCATAGATCGAAAAAAGGCACTCGGCATATTCGGTGACTGGATCAGAAAGAAAAAGTTTGTTCCGCGCGCCTTTTATGACGAAAAGCAGATCGAAAAGTTTACGGGCGTCTATTTCCCCTATCTGATTTACAGTTGTAAGGCGCATTCGGAACTTTCCGGCGTCGGTACGAGTGTGGAGCGGCGTCGCCACGGCGACACGGAAGAGATTATCACCAGCAAGTTTCAGGTGGAACGAAACGGTGAGCTCCCGGTGGATATGGTTGCCCGGAACGCTTTGAAAAAGGCGAACCGTGTGCTTGCGGAAAGTGTACAGCCCTTTGACGTGAACAGCTTAAAGCCGTTTGCGCCGAGCTATCTCTCCGGTTTTGTCGCGGAACGAAAGGATGTGGCGAGCGAAGACGTGCAGTCCGAGACCCGACAGGAAGTGGCGCGCTATGCGCTTGCGGCTCTCCGGAATTCGGTTTCGGAGTATGACGGAATCTCGGTCACCCCGGACAATATCTGGCTCAGCGACGAAAAACTCGAGTATGCGCTCATGCCTGTCTGGACCATGACCTATCGTGAGCCCGGCTCCTCCAAACTCTATTATTTCTCTCTGAACGGACAGAGCGGCAAGGTGGTCGGCGAGCTGCCGGTGGACAACGGGAAACTGTTCCGCTATTTCCTTTCGATTTTCATACCGCTGTTTATCGCGCTGCTTGCGCTGATGTACTTTATTTCGTGA